In Capsicum annuum cultivar UCD-10X-F1 chromosome 7, UCD10Xv1.1, whole genome shotgun sequence, one genomic interval encodes:
- the LOC107878181 gene encoding uncharacterized protein LOC107878181 isoform X2 — protein sequence MASSSPTLLHHYCYYYSPPSSFSSNSSSSSSSSSSSSSPCCSSSSSSSYSSFDQRRGFNCKFLSFSGINNIWRGQSFRAHAMSTTEGSVMSPKALLDTGDEPEHLLVLVHGILASPSDWTYVQAELRRRLGGNFLIYASSCNTFTKTFTGIDGAGKRLADEVRLVVKKRESLKKISFLAHSLGGLIARYALALLYSSNNRNEQSNDAVTSTSANLKPVGSLNEGLIAGLEPVNFITLATPHLGVRGKNQLPFLLGLPILEKLAAPIAPIFVGQTGSQLFLTDGKPTKPPLLLMMASDCDDGKFISALGAFKWRVLYANVSYDHMVGWRTSSIRRVTELVKPPWRSLDGYKHVVDVEYCPPASCEGPHYPLEAAKAKEAAQNAPSTQRTLEYHESMEEEMIRGLQQLGWKKVDVSFHSALWPFFAHNNIHVKNEFFHNAGAGVIAHVADHIKQQEKQPESSSLITPSL from the exons ATGGCCTCATCTTCTCCCACATTACTTcatcattattgttattattattcacctccctcttctttttcttccaattcttcttcttcttcttcttcttcttcttcttcttcatccccttgtTGCTCTtcgtcatcttcttcttcttattcctcATTTGATCAACGCCGAGGATTTAATTGCAAATTTCTCAGCTTCTCTG GGATAAACAACATCTGGAGAGGTCAAAGCTTTAGAGCCCATGCGATGAGTACAACTGAAGGAAGTGTGATGTCACCGAAAGCCTTGTTGGATACTGGAGATGAACCTGAGCATCTTCTGGTCCTTGTTCATGGCATCTTAGCAAG CCCAAGTGACTGGACGTATGTACAAGCAGAGTTGAGGAGGCGGTTGGGAGGAAACTTTTTGATATATG CAAGTTCATGTAATACATTCACTAAAACCTTCACTGGGATTGATGGAGCTGGAAAACGACTAGCAGATGAA GTCAGGCTGGTTGTAAAGAAGAGAGAAAGCCTGAAGAAGATATCCTTTTTAGCTCATTCTCTTGGTGGATTGATTGCTAGATATGCACTTGCCTTACTTTATTCATCAAACAACCGTAATGAGCAGTCCAATGATGCAGTCACTTCAACTAGTGCAAACCTCAAACCAGTAGGCTCCTTAAATGAAGGTTTGATTGCTGGCCTGGAGCCAGTCAATTTTATCACCTTGGCAACACCACATCTTGGTGTGAGAGGGAAAAATCAG CTTCCTTTTCTCTTAGGGTTGCCGATCTTGGAGAAACTTGCAGCACCTATAGCTCCTATTTTTGTTGGTCAAACTGGTAGTCAACTCTTCCTTACAGATGGAAAACCTACTAAACCACCTCTTCTGCTAATGATGGCATCAGACTGTGATGATGGAAAATTTAT ATCAGCGCTTGGTGCTTTCAAATGGCGCGTTCTTTATGCTAATGTCTCTTATGATC ATATGGTCGGTTGGCGTACATCATCTATAAGAAGGGTAACGGAACTCGTCAAG CCCCCTTGGCGATCTTTGGATGGCTACAAACATGTAGTAGATGTCGAATATTGTCCTCCAGCTTCATGTGAAGGACCTCATTACCCCCTTGAGGCAGCCAAAGCAAAGGAAGCAGCTCAAAATGCACCAAGCACGCAGAGGACATTAGAATATCATGAAAGTATGGAAG AGGAAATGATACGTGGCTTGCAACAGTTGGGGTGGAAGAAAGTTGATGTTAGTTTTCACTCAGCGCTCTGGCCCTTTTTCGCTCATAACAATATCCAT GTGAAGAACGAGTTTTTTCACAATGCTGGAGCAGGAGTAATTGCTCATGTCGCAGACCACATAAAGCAACAAGAGAAGCAACCTGAATCGTCCTCCTTAATTACCCCTAGCTTGTAA
- the LOC107878181 gene encoding uncharacterized protein LOC107878181 isoform X1, translating to MASSSPTLLHHYCYYYSPPSSFSSNSSSSSSSSSSSSSPCCSSSSSSSYSSFDQRRGFNCKFLSFSGINNIWRGQSFRAHAMSTTEGSVMSPKALLDTGDEPEHLLVLVHGILASPSDWTYVQAELRRRLGGNFLIYASSCNTFTKTFTGIDGAGKRLADEVRLVVKKRESLKKISFLAHSLGGLIARYALALLYSSNNRNEQSNDAVTSTSANLKPVGSLNEGLIAGLEPVNFITLATPHLGVRGKNQLPFLLGLPILEKLAAPIAPIFVGQTGSQLFLTDGKPTKPPLLLMMASDCDDGKFISALGAFKWRVLYANVSYDHMVGWRTSSIRRVTELVKARDEMHLIFTLRELFSSPQLALQIMIVDLPPWRSLDGYKHVVDVEYCPPASCEGPHYPLEAAKAKEAAQNAPSTQRTLEYHESMEEEMIRGLQQLGWKKVDVSFHSALWPFFAHNNIHVKNEFFHNAGAGVIAHVADHIKQQEKQPESSSLITPSL from the exons ATGGCCTCATCTTCTCCCACATTACTTcatcattattgttattattattcacctccctcttctttttcttccaattcttcttcttcttcttcttcttcttcttcttcttcatccccttgtTGCTCTtcgtcatcttcttcttcttattcctcATTTGATCAACGCCGAGGATTTAATTGCAAATTTCTCAGCTTCTCTG GGATAAACAACATCTGGAGAGGTCAAAGCTTTAGAGCCCATGCGATGAGTACAACTGAAGGAAGTGTGATGTCACCGAAAGCCTTGTTGGATACTGGAGATGAACCTGAGCATCTTCTGGTCCTTGTTCATGGCATCTTAGCAAG CCCAAGTGACTGGACGTATGTACAAGCAGAGTTGAGGAGGCGGTTGGGAGGAAACTTTTTGATATATG CAAGTTCATGTAATACATTCACTAAAACCTTCACTGGGATTGATGGAGCTGGAAAACGACTAGCAGATGAA GTCAGGCTGGTTGTAAAGAAGAGAGAAAGCCTGAAGAAGATATCCTTTTTAGCTCATTCTCTTGGTGGATTGATTGCTAGATATGCACTTGCCTTACTTTATTCATCAAACAACCGTAATGAGCAGTCCAATGATGCAGTCACTTCAACTAGTGCAAACCTCAAACCAGTAGGCTCCTTAAATGAAGGTTTGATTGCTGGCCTGGAGCCAGTCAATTTTATCACCTTGGCAACACCACATCTTGGTGTGAGAGGGAAAAATCAG CTTCCTTTTCTCTTAGGGTTGCCGATCTTGGAGAAACTTGCAGCACCTATAGCTCCTATTTTTGTTGGTCAAACTGGTAGTCAACTCTTCCTTACAGATGGAAAACCTACTAAACCACCTCTTCTGCTAATGATGGCATCAGACTGTGATGATGGAAAATTTAT ATCAGCGCTTGGTGCTTTCAAATGGCGCGTTCTTTATGCTAATGTCTCTTATGATC ATATGGTCGGTTGGCGTACATCATCTATAAGAAGGGTAACGGAACTCGTCAAG GCAAGGGATGAGATGCATTTGATCTTTACATTGAGGGAGCTGTTCAGTTCTCCTCAACTGGCACTGCAAATTATGATTGTCGACCTG CCCCCTTGGCGATCTTTGGATGGCTACAAACATGTAGTAGATGTCGAATATTGTCCTCCAGCTTCATGTGAAGGACCTCATTACCCCCTTGAGGCAGCCAAAGCAAAGGAAGCAGCTCAAAATGCACCAAGCACGCAGAGGACATTAGAATATCATGAAAGTATGGAAG AGGAAATGATACGTGGCTTGCAACAGTTGGGGTGGAAGAAAGTTGATGTTAGTTTTCACTCAGCGCTCTGGCCCTTTTTCGCTCATAACAATATCCAT GTGAAGAACGAGTTTTTTCACAATGCTGGAGCAGGAGTAATTGCTCATGTCGCAGACCACATAAAGCAACAAGAGAAGCAACCTGAATCGTCCTCCTTAATTACCCCTAGCTTGTAA
- the LOC107878181 gene encoding uncharacterized protein LOC107878181 isoform X3 → MSTTEGSVMSPKALLDTGDEPEHLLVLVHGILASPSDWTYVQAELRRRLGGNFLIYASSCNTFTKTFTGIDGAGKRLADEVRLVVKKRESLKKISFLAHSLGGLIARYALALLYSSNNRNEQSNDAVTSTSANLKPVGSLNEGLIAGLEPVNFITLATPHLGVRGKNQLPFLLGLPILEKLAAPIAPIFVGQTGSQLFLTDGKPTKPPLLLMMASDCDDGKFISALGAFKWRVLYANVSYDHMVGWRTSSIRRVTELVKARDEMHLIFTLRELFSSPQLALQIMIVDLPPWRSLDGYKHVVDVEYCPPASCEGPHYPLEAAKAKEAAQNAPSTQRTLEYHESMEEEMIRGLQQLGWKKVDVSFHSALWPFFAHNNIHVKNEFFHNAGAGVIAHVADHIKQQEKQPESSSLITPSL, encoded by the exons ATGAGTACAACTGAAGGAAGTGTGATGTCACCGAAAGCCTTGTTGGATACTGGAGATGAACCTGAGCATCTTCTGGTCCTTGTTCATGGCATCTTAGCAAG CCCAAGTGACTGGACGTATGTACAAGCAGAGTTGAGGAGGCGGTTGGGAGGAAACTTTTTGATATATG CAAGTTCATGTAATACATTCACTAAAACCTTCACTGGGATTGATGGAGCTGGAAAACGACTAGCAGATGAA GTCAGGCTGGTTGTAAAGAAGAGAGAAAGCCTGAAGAAGATATCCTTTTTAGCTCATTCTCTTGGTGGATTGATTGCTAGATATGCACTTGCCTTACTTTATTCATCAAACAACCGTAATGAGCAGTCCAATGATGCAGTCACTTCAACTAGTGCAAACCTCAAACCAGTAGGCTCCTTAAATGAAGGTTTGATTGCTGGCCTGGAGCCAGTCAATTTTATCACCTTGGCAACACCACATCTTGGTGTGAGAGGGAAAAATCAG CTTCCTTTTCTCTTAGGGTTGCCGATCTTGGAGAAACTTGCAGCACCTATAGCTCCTATTTTTGTTGGTCAAACTGGTAGTCAACTCTTCCTTACAGATGGAAAACCTACTAAACCACCTCTTCTGCTAATGATGGCATCAGACTGTGATGATGGAAAATTTAT ATCAGCGCTTGGTGCTTTCAAATGGCGCGTTCTTTATGCTAATGTCTCTTATGATC ATATGGTCGGTTGGCGTACATCATCTATAAGAAGGGTAACGGAACTCGTCAAG GCAAGGGATGAGATGCATTTGATCTTTACATTGAGGGAGCTGTTCAGTTCTCCTCAACTGGCACTGCAAATTATGATTGTCGACCTG CCCCCTTGGCGATCTTTGGATGGCTACAAACATGTAGTAGATGTCGAATATTGTCCTCCAGCTTCATGTGAAGGACCTCATTACCCCCTTGAGGCAGCCAAAGCAAAGGAAGCAGCTCAAAATGCACCAAGCACGCAGAGGACATTAGAATATCATGAAAGTATGGAAG AGGAAATGATACGTGGCTTGCAACAGTTGGGGTGGAAGAAAGTTGATGTTAGTTTTCACTCAGCGCTCTGGCCCTTTTTCGCTCATAACAATATCCAT GTGAAGAACGAGTTTTTTCACAATGCTGGAGCAGGAGTAATTGCTCATGTCGCAGACCACATAAAGCAACAAGAGAAGCAACCTGAATCGTCCTCCTTAATTACCCCTAGCTTGTAA